The Veillonellales bacterium genome contains the following window.
ACCAAACTTAAGGCCGCATTACGGGGCTGCCGTTCAATCGCTGTCTTCCATTGTTCAACCAGGTTGTCCAGTTTAGTTTCATTATACCTGACCCGCACGGGTATAGGATAGCCTTTTGTCATCGCCAAATGAATATTTTTCAGCCGATCCCACAGCGACCCGCTGCGGCCAAAGTTCCAAACCTCATCCACCGTGGACCCGATATCAATATCAAAATCGATCGAACGAGCCTCCAGCCCAAACAGCTTATCACCATAATAGGCCATAACATGTCTGTTACTTTGCTCTTTTTGCCACACAGCTAAGATTTGAGCAACTTCATCCCGACTGCAGCCGCCAATTTCCACACCTTCCAGGGCGACTCCAGCATAAACCCGGTTCCAAAACAGGGAATGGATACAACACCAGCCCGCCGTACCTGTCACAAGCAGAAAAGTGGCCAGGAGAGCAACGCGCCATTTTTTCACAAACCTTTCATCTCCCGTTGTCGTAAAACTTCATAAAGCATCAATGAACACGCCACCGACGCATTCAGAGAATTGATTTGACCCCGCATGGGAATTCGAACAACAAAATCACACTGTTCTTTGGTCAGCCGTCCCATCCCCTGTCCCTCACTGCCAACAACAATCACAACAGGACCGGTTAAATCAGCTTCATAATAATTTTTATCGCCGTCCATATCAGCGCCGACAATCCACATACCGGCCTTTTTCAATTGTTTTAACGTTTGCGCTATATTGCCAATCCGGGCAACCGGCACATATTCCACCGCACCGGCTGAGGTTTTGGCCACTGTTGCCGAAAGCGGACAACTGCGCCGCTTGGGCATCAAAACTCCATGTACCCCGGCAGCATCCGCTGTTCGTAAAATAGCGCCAACATTATGAGGATCCTCCAACTCATCCAGCAGCACAAGAAACGGAGGCTGCTCCTGGATCTGTGCCCTGGCAAGAATAGCTTCCATTGTCGAATATGCCACCGGCGCTGTCAGAGCGACTATCCCCTGGTGATGCTCACTCTTTGCCAAAGCAGCAAGTCTGACCTGTTCCACTTCCTGAACAACCAGCCCCTGTTCCCGGGCTATAGCGATAATTCCCCGCACGGAACCGCTGCGTTCCCCTTTGGCAATTAAAATTTTATTAACCGGCCGGCCGCTTTTCAGCGCCTCGGCGACACTGTTGCGGCCAGCGATAATTTCTTCCGGTTCTGTCATTGTACTATTTCCTCCCCTTGGCTGCCTCCCGCGGCATTATAGTATTGCCAGTTAAGACATAATATATGTTGCACTTGGCACTTGGCACTTGGCACTTGGCACTTGGCACTTGGCACTTGGCACTTGGCACTTGGCACTTGGCACTTGGCACTTGGCACTTGGCACTTGGCACTTGGCACTTGGCACTTGGCACTTGGCA
Protein-coding sequences here:
- the rlmB gene encoding 23S rRNA (guanosine(2251)-2'-O)-methyltransferase RlmB yields the protein MTEPEEIIAGRNSVAEALKSGRPVNKILIAKGERSGSVRGIIAIAREQGLVVQEVEQVRLAALAKSEHHQGIVALTAPVAYSTMEAILARAQIQEQPPFLVLLDELEDPHNVGAILRTADAAGVHGVLMPKRRSCPLSATVAKTSAGAVEYVPVARIGNIAQTLKQLKKAGMWIVGADMDGDKNYYEADLTGPVVIVVGSEGQGMGRLTKEQCDFVVRIPMRGQINSLNASVACSLMLYEVLRQREMKGL